Within Butyrivibrio fibrisolvens, the genomic segment GTATCATCCTGATCCTGAGCGTTATGTTCAATCCTGTGCACAAATATGCCAAGGAGATCGAAGATATGAAGAGCAAGATGGAAGATGTGGCCTGAACTTAGTTAAGAGATCTGTGCCTTGTTCAGAGGCTTAAGATATGTTCAGGATATCATATGATGTCAAAAGAAACTTGTGATAACTATCTCGTATTATAGTAAAAAAAGAGGCATACTCACATCAAGGAATATGCCTCTTTTTTTAGTGCATCCGACAGCGATTATCTATGATAAGCTAGTCGATATTAGTGTACTGACTCATAAAATCCTGACAATGATTATCAGGGATCAAAGCGAGGGCCGCCTTGGCTGTTCTTCTTTTTGGAATGGTTTGAACTGTTCTTCCTGCGAGTGCTTCTTGCGGTATTCTAAAGGCGATTCCTTGTAGATCCCGCGGAATACTCTTGAGAAGTGATCTGCCGAATTGTAGCCGACCTGATCTGCAATCTGGCTGACTTTCATATTGGTATTAACAAGAAGGTTGATCGCATCATTTATTCGCAGCTCCTTGATAAGATCTGTGAAGCTTCTGCCGGTGTTGTGCTTTATCAAAGTGCTAAGATGAGGCTCGCTGTAGTGGAAGAACTCGGCGAGGGACGAAAGCGTCAGAGTCTGATAATTGTGCTGTATATACTGAAGTATGAGCGAGAAGTCAGTACCCATCTGGTAATTATAGAACTGTATAGTACTGCTGTAGTTTCTCAGAAGCTCTGAAAAAATAAGGTTGACCCAGTTGATACAACAGCTGTTACTATATGTATCGCCTTCGTGGCACTCTAAGAGGGCATTACGCATATAGCTCTTAAGCTTTTTATTTTCCCTGGTAAAAAATAAAAGGTAGTTCTCATGAGAATCATCCTGCAGGATGGTTCTGAAAAAGTGCCCCAAAAGGTCTTTATTGGACAGTAGTGAAAAGAAGTTGGCGTTAAAAGTGCTCTTCCTGATCATAAGTGTATAGACCGTTGACTCATCATCAATAGTGATATCGTGCAAAGAGCCGGGAGCTATCACGCATATCTCGCCGCTTTTTAAAATCAGATCTTCTCCGTTGAAATGGAAGTTGCAGCTGCCTTCTACAACATAATTGATCTCAAAATAGTTGTGACGATGGGGATCACGTCTTGTATATCTTGGATGGCGTATTATGAACACATCACGGCTCTTGGGGATGATGGATCCCTCTTCAACAGTGCTTGTCGCGCTCTCCATAGGTGTAACTGTCAGTATCAGAGAGTCTATGACTTTGTTGAACTCTTCGGTTGTTGACTCGCTGTTCCAGTAGGGCATTACAAGCTCAGGGCGCTCATCAAGGAGCATACCGTTAACTTCAAGATAATTGATCATCTCAATAAACTGAACCTTATTGCCGGACTGATTATAATACCTTCTCATGTGGTTTTGAAACTCACCATAACTAATATACTTATTCATCTCAACCTCTTAGACTTTCCGCTTGGCCTGAGCAGTATCGCCAAAGGATTTGCAGGGACGGGCAGTATATAGATCATTGACATGCTGTTAATCGTTTTATACTTCATGGCACGATATCTGGATCTTTTCATTCTGGGGTCCAAACTCGCTACGCTCAGACATGTGGACCCCGGGCAGAATGAAAATCTCCATCTATCATGCTCATGAAGTTAATAAAACGATTAAAAGCATGCCAATGATCTATATACTGCCCGTCCCTGCAAATCCTTTGTCGATACTGCTCTGGCTAAATGTGAAGTTTAGTTTATCTTAAATATTCAACCTTAAAATAACTTCAAACAATGTAAACTATTGCAAATCAAAGTTAAAAAATCCCTTATCTAATACACCTTATGACAAAGCAAAAGGAAAAAGTGCGTGCTATCAGATATTTATACAATAAACAACCCTAAAAATCAATCTTAAAAAATGTCGGATTATGCTTAAGATTCCCTATGTAGTTACACCCTCTTTTTACATAAAATCTATAAATAACTACCCCCACTTGTCCGGACCGGCATCCTCAAAAGTCTTTACTGGGGCAGGCAGTATATAAATCATTGCCACGCTTTTTAATCGTTTTGTAGAATTCATGAGCGTGATAGCTGGAGGTTTTTATTCTGCCCGGGGTCCACATGTCTGAGCGAAGCGAGTTTGGACCCCAGAATAAAAAGCTTCAGATATCATGCCATGAAGTCTAAAAACGATTAAAGCGTGGCAATGATTTATATACTGCCTGCCCCAGTAAAGACTTTTGAGGATGCCGGTCCGGACAAGTGGGCAACTATAGTCGGCAAACAAACCAACATCCCCTAATACAACGTGTGTTTAATGAATCGAATTTTTAAGGAGCGACATGATTGATTTTAAGGCAAACCCGTTTTTTCTTGACGATGAGAAGATAAGATGGGTTGAAGAGACATATGACAACATGACCCTTGATGAGAAGATCGGACAGCTCTTTTGCCCGATAATCTTCACCAAGGACAAGCAAGAACTGGAAAACTTCATAGACAAGTACCATATCGGCGGAATGCTCTATAGAGAAGGCCCCGGACAAGAGATAAGAGATGCCCACAAGATATTGCAGGAGGCGAGCAAGATCCCGCTTCTTACGGCTTCGAATCTTGAATACGGCGGCAATGGATCAGCTGTAGAAGGTACATATTACGGAAGGCAGATGCTGGTTGCAGCTACTAATGATACGGACAGTGCCTACAGGCTTGGCAAGATTTCCTGCAAGGAAGGAGCAGCAGTTGGAGTTAACTGGGCTTTTGCACCAGTAGTTGATATCGACAGGAACTATCACAATCCGATCATGAATGTCAGGACTTTTGGAGATGATGTTCAAAGGGTTATCGATATGGGAACTGCTTATATAAAGGCGGCAAAAGAGGAAGGCGTTGCAACAGCGGTCAAGCACTTCCCGGGAGACGGAATAGATGAAAGGGATCAGCACCTTCTTACAAGTGTCAATTCTCTGTCTGTATCCAAGTGGGACGAAAGCTACGGCAGGATCTACGAGGCTATGATAGAAGCCGGGACTCTTAGCATCATGGCAGGTCACATAGCACTTCCCTCATATGAAGACTTCTATGAGGGCAAAGAGGTTGATAAAGTGATTCCTGCAACACTGTCTCCAAATCTTCTCAAGAAGCTTCTTAGAGACAAGCTTGGATTTAACGGCCTCATAACTACTGATGCTACACCTATGGTTGGCTTTTGCTGTGCCTGTGACAGAGAGACTGCCGTTCCTATGACTATAGAAAGCGGCTGTGACGTATTTCTTTTTAATAGAAATATAGATGAAGACTATGAATACATGCATAGGGGCTATGAAAAAGGTATATTGTCGGATGCAAGACTCGAAGAAGCAGTCAAGAGGATACTGGCAACCAAGGCTGCCCTTGGACTTAACACTAAGAAGAAAAAAGGCACTCTTGTACCTGACGAGGATGCTCTTAAAGTCCTTAACTGCAAAGAACATGACAGCTGGGCAAGAGAATGTGCGGATAAGGGTGTAACACTTGTTAAGGATACTCAGAATCTTCTTCCTATAAGCCCTGTTAAGCACAAGAGGATCCTTCTTCAGATCCTTGGTGAGTATGAGTCCAATGACAGGGTTCAGAGCTTTTTTGTAGATAAGCTCACTAAGGAAGGCTTCGATGTGACAGTTTATGTCAAAGAAGGCTTTGAAGTAATGGTCGATTCTGTAGCTAAGCTCAAAGAAAGGTATGACCTTGTGATGTACGTGGCTAACATCGAGACAGCGTCCAACCATACTGTAGCCAGGATCAACTGGCATACAATGTTCGGACTTGGAACCAACATGCCCTGGATGGTGTATGAGATGCCTGTCATGTTCATAAGTGTTGGCAATCCTTATCACCTTCTGGATGCGCCTATGGTCAAGACATTCATAAACGGATATTGCAATTCTGAGTATGTTATGTCGGCTGTCATAGACAAGATCATGGGAAGGTCACCTTTTAAGGGCGTGTCACCTATAGATCCTTTCTGCGGAAGGCAGGATCTAAGATTTTAAGGTGTAAAAGAACTTAAAGAACAGAAGAATTTAAAACACAAAAGAATTTAAAGAACAGAAGAATTTAAAGTATAGAAAAATTTGAAACACAAAAGAATTTAAAGTACAAAAGAATTTAAGATACAAAAGAATCCAAAGCATAAACGATTTGGATATAGGAGTAGTATATTTTGAAAGCTTTTATTTTTGACCTAGACGGCGTGATCGTCTTTACAGATAAGTTCCATTATCAGGCATGGAAGAAGATGGCTGACAGGATGGATATATATTTTGACGAGACTATTAATAACAGACTTCGCGGAGTAAGCCGCATGGATTCTCTTGAGATCATACTTGAGAATTATAAAGGCCATAAACTTGGACAGAGGGAAAAAGACCTACTTGCGGCTGAAAAAAATGATAACTATAGAAAACTTCTTGAGACCATGACACCTGATGATGTAAGCACAGACGTAAGGAATACTCTCAAAGAGTTAAGGCATAGGGGATATAAGCTTGCCATAGGATCATCAAGTAAGAATACCAAATTCATACTTGAAAGAGTAGGACTTATGGACGCATTTGATGCAATCTCTGACGGCACCAATATCACAAAGTCAAAACCTGATCCGGAGGTCTTCTTAAAGGCTGCCGAGTATATCGGTGAAAGCCCCAAAGACTGCTACGTAGTTGAGGATGCATATTCAGGAATCGATGCTGCAGAAGCTGGTGGCATGACATCTGTAGGCATCGGCGATGCAGCAGGCTATGACAAGACAGACATCAAGATTCAAAAGTTTTCTGATATCCTGAGCCTTTCCTGAACTGATTGGGAGTAATGCCTTCTCTTTGCCTGAAGCAGTAGCAGAAGGCACTCTCATCCTCAAATCCGCAGGCATAGGCAATCTCTGATATTGTCATGCTTGTATTAAGAAGATTATATTTGGCAGCTAAGATGCGTGTTGATATGAGAAACTGGTGCGGACTTACACCGGTTTCTTTTTTGAATTTTCTGGCAAAATAGTATGGAGAAAAACCCGCAATCTCTGCCATCTGATCAAGAGATATATCTTTTGAAAAGTTATCTGAAAGATACGCAGTGACTTTCTTGATGCCATCCTGAACGGAAGTAACCGTATGATCATGAAAAGACATCAGTTCAAGAAGGATGTTGTTTATTATAAGACTCATGGATGCTTCGCTTACTAACTCATGCTTTTCAAAAGAATCATACAGCTTTAATAGCTCTCTGCGTATCATGCTGCAATTTGGCATAGAAATGATAGCTGAGCCTGGGACAGATATAGCACTTGATGAATCACTTACCAATATTCTATCTTCGAGCTCTTCATTAGCCCTTCCCATGAGCAAGTATTCAAAATAACTTCCTGCCATAGCGCCGTCAAAATGCATCCACAATGCCTTGCATCCGGAACCGCTCTTATAAGCATGAGGCTTATAACAGTCTATGATAACTACATCTCCTTTTCTAGCAGTCTGGTACCTTTCCTCGAGCAATATTTCCATAGAGCCGCTTTCTATAAGAATAATAAGATAGCTGTCGTAACGGCTTCTTGTAAGGGTATATGAAGGCATATATTCAAAACGCCCTATTACAGTAGGATACAGGAATAATTTGCGCGCCAAGGCTGTCGGAGTATACAAAAAGTATTGAGAATCCTTCGTGATATTTTGTTCTGTAGAATACATCGAAGCTCTCCTTTTATATAGAGCAATTTTTTTACATTATAAGGCAATATTCTTAATTGTTAAATATCTATATGGTAAGTATGATTTATTAAGAACTTAAACTTAACCGCATGTCGCGACTAAAAAAGGAGGCATCATGGATACAGTAAATATTTGGGAAGAGAAGGTTGAGATTCCAACGTATGACATTGGAGAGCCTGACATCAATCCAATGTTTCTTGAAAAGAGAGTGTATCAGGGCAGCAGCGGCAAGATCTATCCCTATCCTGCAACATCTGAGATCAAAAGAGAAAAGAAAAATAAGATCTGGAACGTTGTTTTCCTTGAAAATAAATATCTTAAAGTCATGGTCATGCCGCAGCTTGGCGGCAGAATCCAAAGAGCCTATGACAAGACCAATGGCTATGACTTCGTATATTACAATCATGTGATAAAGCCTGCGCTTGTGGGACTTACAGGCCCCTGGATATCAGGCGGCATAGAGTTCAACTGGCCTCAGCATCACAGACCCACAACATATATGAAGGTCGAGCACAAGATAAGGGACAACGCTGACGGCTCTAAATCGCTTCTTCTTGGAGATGTAGACAGGATGTATGGCACAAGGGTCATTACAGCTATAACACTATATCCTGACAAGGCATATATTGAGATTGAAGGCCAGCTCTATAACAGAACGCCACTTCCGCAGACTTTCCTGTGGTGGGCCAACCCTGCTGTGTCTGTCAATGACAACACCCAGTCAGTGTTCCCGCCTGATGTACACTCTGTCTATGACCATGGCAAAAGAGCTGTATCAAGATTCCCAATTGCTACCGGCGTATATTATAAGCATGATTACAGCCAGGGCGTTGATATCTCAAGATATAAGAATATACCTGTGCCGACTTCCTATATGGCAGAGCGTTCTGATTTTGACTTTGTAGGCGGCTATGATTATGGCAGGGAGGCAGGACTTTTGCATGTAGCTGATCATCACATATCTCCCGGCAAGAAGCAGTGGACATGGGGGTGCGGAGACTTTGGCAAGGCCTGGGACAGGAACCTTACTGATGCAGACGGCCCTTATATAGAACTGATGACAGGTGTATACTGTGACAACCAGCCTGATTTTGCCTGGCTTATGCCCTATGAGGAGAAGAAGTTCAGGCAGTACTTCATACCATACAAGAAAGCGGGATATATCAAGAATGCAAGTATAGATGCGGCAGTTAATCTGGAAGTATCTGATGATAATATAGAAGCTATCGTCTATGCAAGCAGTGAACTTGAAGATGCAAGAGTTATTATTACCAATAATAATAAAATCATACTGGATGAAAAGACCTCAATATCTCCTGAAAATGTATATACCAAAAATATACCTGCTAAAAATGCTGACAGATATAAGGTTAAGATAACTGTCTATAATGAAGGCAAAGAACTTGTCTCTTATCAGGAGAAAGACTATGGGATACCTAAACTGGCCGAGCCTGCAAGACCTGCCAAAAAGCCTGAGGATATCATGACTAATGAGGAATTGTACCTTACGGGAAGACATATCGAGCAGTACCGTCATGCGACCTGGCTTCCTGATGGATACTATCTTGAGGGACTTAAAAGGGATGAAGGAGATATACGTATCAACAATGCATATGGACTTCTTTTATTAAGAAGAGGTGAATTTGCCAAGTCTGAGAAGCACTTCAGGAAGGCAATTGACAGACTGACTTTATTAAATCCCAATCCTTATGATAGCGAAGCATATTACAACCTCGGTCTGTCACTCTTTTACCAAGGAAAAGAGAATGAAGCTTACGATGCCTTCTATAAGGCAACCTGGACCAGTGCCCAGCAGGAGATGGCTTATTACTATCTTGCAGTCATTGATTGCAGAAGAGGTGAGTACGACAGGGCGCTTGACCTGATCGAAAAAGGGCTTGTTAAGAATGCTCATAATATAAAGGCAAGAGGCCTTAAAGCTACGCTTCTTAGTATACTAAATAGAAATAAAGAATCTATTGAGTATATAGATGAAAACCTTAAGGTTGATGCCTTTGACTTTGTTTCCAGATTCCTGAAGATGGCGACTGAGCTTCGGGAAGCGGCGGCAGCAGATGAGAATGTTTTAGAAACAGATAAGAAGGAGAAGTGCAAGAATTATAAAGAAGAGCATGTAGAAGAATATATAAAAGATCATAAAGAAGAATATAAAGAAGTAGTCACAGGGGATATAGAGAACTTCCTCCAGACAGCCCGAGATTTTGCCGAATATGGTCTTTATGAATATGCCGCAAGGGTCCTTTCATTATGCAAGCAGGATAGCCCTTTGAAGCACTATTACAGAGCATACTATCTTGATAAACTTGCCGGACATGATGAGGCACATAAGGAACTGCTCCTTGCGCAGGAAGCATCCTTCAAATACTGCTTCCCTAACAAACTTGAAGATATCCTGGTATTGGAAAGGTGTATAGAACTGTATCCTCAAGGCTCAAAAGCTTACTATTATCTGGGATGCCTGTATTATGACAAGCTTGGATATAACAAAGCAGTGGATCTGTGGGAGAAGTCAGGAAATCTTGATGACAGCTTCCCAACGCTCTATAGGAACCTGTCTATAGCTTATTACAACAAAAAAGGCGACAAGGATAAGGCCAGAGAGTGCATGGAGAGAGCTTTTGAACTTAATAAGAGCGATGCAAGAGTTTTCTTAGAGCTTGATCAGTTATATCAAAGACTTGGAGTAGACGCTGCAAAGCGCCTCGAGCTATTTGAAGATAATATATCTCTTATAGAAAAAAGAGACGATTTATATACCGAGTATGTGACCCTTCTTAATATGTGCAGGCAGTATGAAAAGGCCTACGACATGATAATGCGGCATGATTTCCAGACCTGGGAAGGCGCCGAAGGCAAGATAACAACCCAGTACAAATTATCACTATATATGATGGCAAGAGGTAAGTTGCGTGATGATAAGCCGGAAGAAGCTGCAAGCCTTATTAACAAGGCACTCTCATATCCTGACAACCTTGGCGAAGGAAGACTCGAAGGAACCAAAGACAATAATCTATATTACCTTCTTGGAAAATGTTATAAAGCTATGGGTGAGATTGAGAAAGCTGCCGAATGCTTTAGAAAAGCTACACTTGGCGAAAGCGAGCCTGCCGGCATGATGTACTACTATGACCAGCCGGCAGATATGATACTCTATCAGGGACTTGCTTATGGAGAACTTGATGACATTGGCAATGCTAATACCAGATTCTATAAACTCCTTGATTACGGTGAACATCACGAGGGCGATAAGTTCGTAATGGATTACTTCGCAGTATCAATGCCGGATATGTCTGTGTTTGATGCAGATATGGATCTAAAGAACAAAGTCCATTGTTACTACCTCATGGGCCTTGGCAACATGGGTCTTGGACACATTCCGGAAGCTGCAAAATGGTTTAATAAAGCTCTGCAACTTGACGTAAACCATCAGCTTGCATCCTTGTATCTTGAGATGTGCTAAGTGATAGAGCTGCAGCATTTTACATATGGCTTTCTCGGTTAGTAAAGATTTTGAGCTGAGATGAAAACGGCATAACTAAATATCGGTAAATAATCGAAAAATAGATAATAAAAACTTTTTAATTGTGGTATCATGAGTATATGAAAACTATAATTAAATGGTCAAGTGGTATTTTAATAGGGATCGTGATAGTGGCTGCAGCCGTTTATATGGCTCTGGCAGTCTATTATCACGACCGTTTTGTTTTTGGGACATGGGCTCAGGGACATTATATTACAGGCCTGTCTGTTAGTAAGGCAGCAGAGCTTCTAAACAACGAGTATGAACCCTGTGACATCACGGTTACAGATTTAGAGGGTCAGGAGTACATAGTCAGAGCTTCTGATGTTAATATTAAAGCAGATTATACCAAGTCCCTGCAGGCGGCTTTTGACAATCAGAATGTGATCAGCTGGATCTATCATCTTGTTAATGGCAAGGAGCTTACTATGGCCGCTGATATAACATATGACAAAGAGAAGCTCCGGAACATAGTATCCTCCTGGTCTATGTTCGATCTTAAAGAAGAGGACAGAACTATAGAAATAGTAAACATAGTTGATGAAGGTTATCAGCTTATTGATACTACAGGAGACGTACCTGTATATGACGAGATACTCAAGCAGGTCGAAATAGCATTAAGAAGCGGAAGCAGCAATCTTGATCTTGGCTTGCTGGATTCATGTTACAAAGAGCTTGAGCTTACTGATGAAATGAAGTCTGTCAGGAAGACTTTTGAAAAGATAAGTAAGATCCAGGATATAGGAATAGTATATAAATTTGGAGATGATGAAATAGAGCTTAGCGGATCTTTTATGAGCAGTGCCATAGTTACAGAAGATATGGCGCCGGATCTAAAGTCTCAAAAGCCCAAGAAGAATCAGCCGGGGAGTGGCAACTTTATTGTTGGCGGCAAGGAAACATCTTTTCCCAAAGAATATTATATAGAGAATGGATTTGCAGTAGATAATGCGGGCAACATCATCGTAAGCGAATCTGCGCTATATGAAGGTGTGCAGGAACTATGCGGTCAGTATAGTACTGTGGGCGGCAGCAGGTCTTTTTACACCAGTAGAGGTAAGACTATAACAATTGACGGCGGAACTTATGGCAATAAGATAGATAGTAATAATGAGTTTGAATATCTGATAAGTTCTATCATAAAAGGGATCAAAGAGACTCACGAACCTACCTATAAACAGGTGGCTGCAAGTAAAGGCTCTGATGATATAGGCAATACCTATGTGGAGATCAGTATAGAGGATCAGCATCTGTATTATTATAAAGATGGGATCCTGATGCTTAGCTGCGATATTGTTACAGGCAATGTGGCAAGAGGAAGAGATACTCCCACAGGTGTATTCTATGTATATGGCAAGGCTAGAAACAGATATCTAAGAGGCAGAGGCTATGTGTCTTTTGTCAAATTCTGGATGCCTGTTTACAAGGGCGTTGGAATGCACGATGCGTCCTGGCGGGATGAGTTCGGAGGAGATATATACCAAAACGAAGGTTCTCATGGCTGCATCAATCTTCCTACAGATAAGGCAGAAGAACTTTATGGTTATGTCGAAATAGGTACTCCGGTTGTGATATACTGATCATTACATTAATGATTCTTGTTTTTTTCGATGTAAGTGTGCAAGTTATGTGATAATATATTACTGAATCTTTAAAGCGTTCTGTATTATTTATGTTCTTTAGTTTTTTCAGCACCACAATAAAAAAGAAGTTGAAACGGAGGAAAACCACGTGAACAACAGACTTTATAAGTTGATGAATTGGCCGGAAATTGAGGAGATAATTTATTCGGACGGACACGATCCGCATCGTATTCTTGGAGCACATAAGGTTGGGAATTCTGTTCTGATTCAGACATTTCGTCCTGATTATGCAGAGGTCAAAGTAGTATCATCTGATGGCAAGACTTACAAGATGGATCTTGAGGATGATGCGGGATTCTATGCAGCTTTGCTGCCATACAAGGCAGGATTCTCCTATCATTACGTATTGGTAGATCAGACCGGTAAGGAGACTGTATCTCATGATCCATATGTGTATGAGCCTCTTATAACAAGGGAGGATTGTATCAAGTTTTCAAGCGGTATGCATGATACGATCTATGACAAGCTTGGTGCTCATATGATGAAAAGAGATGGAGTAGAGGGTGTAAACTTTGCAGTGTGGGCGCCCGATGCTGCCAGAGTATCGGTAATAGGAGACTTTAATAACTGGGATGGCCGTATACATCAGATGAGGAGAGTAGATGAGAGCGGTATCTATGAACTTTTTATTCCTGATGTAACTGAAGGTCATGAGTATCAGTTTGAGTGTAAGACAAGAGGCGGAGAGATATTCCTTCGTCCCGATCCGTATGCTACAAGAACCAAAGATTATAAAGCTGAGGTGTCTGTAGTTGCTGCGGCTCCTTCATATAAGTGGGATGACAAGGCATGGATGACTCAGAGGAAGACTTATGACAAAACAGGCAGCGCCCTTTCTATAGTAGAGCTATCTCTTGACGGATTTGCACAGACTGCATTTGAAGATAATGAAGATGTTACATATGCAGCTTTGGCAGCTCGTGTGATCCATTATGTTAAGGCCAATGGTTTTAATGCTATAGAGCTTCTTCCTGTATGTGAGCATGATGAAATTCACAAATTCGATGTTAACAGTTTCTATGCGATAAAAGGTGAGTACGGAACAGCAGAGGATTTCATGGGATTTATAGATGCCTGCCACAAGGAAGGTATACGTGTTATCCTTGACTGGACAGCTACTTATTTTCCCAAAAGAGATTATGGACTGTCCTACTTCGATGGCCATGCTCTCTACGAGTATGAGGATCCCGGCAAGGGAACCCAGCCTGGAACTCATCGTCTGATATTCGACTACGGACGCAAGCAGGTAACCAATTTCCTGTATGCTAATGCTTTATACTTATTAAAAGAATTCCATATTGATGGTTTACGTATCACAGATATATCAAAAGTATTGTATCTGGATTATGACAGAAAGCCCGGCGAGTGGACTCCTAATATCTACGGCGGATATGAGAACCTTGAAGCTGTAGAGTTTATGAGAGAACTCACACAAAAGGTCAATCAGCTGGATCAGGGAATCCTTCTTATCACCAAGGAGACAGCATGCTGGCCGCATCTTACAGATACTGTTGAAGAGGGCGGACTGGGATTTGACTACAAGTGGAACAATGGATGGTCACATGACTGTCTTGAGTATATGAAGTATGATCCTATCTTCAGGGGTCAGCATCACAATGAGCTTACATTCTCTATGATGTATTCATATACAGAGAAGTTCATACTGGCTCTGTCACATGAAGATGTCGGCGG encodes:
- a CDS encoding AraC family transcriptional regulator; translation: MNKYISYGEFQNHMRRYYNQSGNKVQFIEMINYLEVNGMLLDERPELVMPYWNSESTTEEFNKVIDSLILTVTPMESATSTVEEGSIIPKSRDVFIIRHPRYTRRDPHRHNYFEINYVVEGSCNFHFNGEDLILKSGEICVIAPGSLHDITIDDESTVYTLMIRKSTFNANFFSLLSNKDLLGHFFRTILQDDSHENYLLFFTRENKKLKSYMRNALLECHEGDTYSNSCCINWVNLIFSELLRNYSSTIQFYNYQMGTDFSLILQYIQHNYQTLTLSSLAEFFHYSEPHLSTLIKHNTGRSFTDLIKELRINDAINLLVNTNMKVSQIADQVGYNSADHFSRVFRGIYKESPLEYRKKHSQEEQFKPFQKEEQPRRPSL
- a CDS encoding glycoside hydrolase family 3 protein, with the translated sequence MIDFKANPFFLDDEKIRWVEETYDNMTLDEKIGQLFCPIIFTKDKQELENFIDKYHIGGMLYREGPGQEIRDAHKILQEASKIPLLTASNLEYGGNGSAVEGTYYGRQMLVAATNDTDSAYRLGKISCKEGAAVGVNWAFAPVVDIDRNYHNPIMNVRTFGDDVQRVIDMGTAYIKAAKEEGVATAVKHFPGDGIDERDQHLLTSVNSLSVSKWDESYGRIYEAMIEAGTLSIMAGHIALPSYEDFYEGKEVDKVIPATLSPNLLKKLLRDKLGFNGLITTDATPMVGFCCACDRETAVPMTIESGCDVFLFNRNIDEDYEYMHRGYEKGILSDARLEEAVKRILATKAALGLNTKKKKGTLVPDEDALKVLNCKEHDSWARECADKGVTLVKDTQNLLPISPVKHKRILLQILGEYESNDRVQSFFVDKLTKEGFDVTVYVKEGFEVMVDSVAKLKERYDLVMYVANIETASNHTVARINWHTMFGLGTNMPWMVYEMPVMFISVGNPYHLLDAPMVKTFINGYCNSEYVMSAVIDKIMGRSPFKGVSPIDPFCGRQDLRF
- the pgmB gene encoding beta-phosphoglucomutase; its protein translation is MKAFIFDLDGVIVFTDKFHYQAWKKMADRMDIYFDETINNRLRGVSRMDSLEIILENYKGHKLGQREKDLLAAEKNDNYRKLLETMTPDDVSTDVRNTLKELRHRGYKLAIGSSSKNTKFILERVGLMDAFDAISDGTNITKSKPDPEVFLKAAEYIGESPKDCYVVEDAYSGIDAAEAGGMTSVGIGDAAGYDKTDIKIQKFSDILSLS
- a CDS encoding AraC family transcriptional regulator translates to MYSTEQNITKDSQYFLYTPTALARKLFLYPTVIGRFEYMPSYTLTRSRYDSYLIILIESGSMEILLEERYQTARKGDVVIIDCYKPHAYKSGSGCKALWMHFDGAMAGSYFEYLLMGRANEELEDRILVSDSSSAISVPGSAIISMPNCSMIRRELLKLYDSFEKHELVSEASMSLIINNILLELMSFHDHTVTSVQDGIKKVTAYLSDNFSKDISLDQMAEIAGFSPYYFARKFKKETGVSPHQFLISTRILAAKYNLLNTSMTISEIAYACGFEDESAFCYCFRQREGITPNQFRKGSGYQKTFES
- a CDS encoding DUF5107 domain-containing protein, with protein sequence MDTVNIWEEKVEIPTYDIGEPDINPMFLEKRVYQGSSGKIYPYPATSEIKREKKNKIWNVVFLENKYLKVMVMPQLGGRIQRAYDKTNGYDFVYYNHVIKPALVGLTGPWISGGIEFNWPQHHRPTTYMKVEHKIRDNADGSKSLLLGDVDRMYGTRVITAITLYPDKAYIEIEGQLYNRTPLPQTFLWWANPAVSVNDNTQSVFPPDVHSVYDHGKRAVSRFPIATGVYYKHDYSQGVDISRYKNIPVPTSYMAERSDFDFVGGYDYGREAGLLHVADHHISPGKKQWTWGCGDFGKAWDRNLTDADGPYIELMTGVYCDNQPDFAWLMPYEEKKFRQYFIPYKKAGYIKNASIDAAVNLEVSDDNIEAIVYASSELEDARVIITNNNKIILDEKTSISPENVYTKNIPAKNADRYKVKITVYNEGKELVSYQEKDYGIPKLAEPARPAKKPEDIMTNEELYLTGRHIEQYRHATWLPDGYYLEGLKRDEGDIRINNAYGLLLLRRGEFAKSEKHFRKAIDRLTLLNPNPYDSEAYYNLGLSLFYQGKENEAYDAFYKATWTSAQQEMAYYYLAVIDCRRGEYDRALDLIEKGLVKNAHNIKARGLKATLLSILNRNKESIEYIDENLKVDAFDFVSRFLKMATELREAAAADENVLETDKKEKCKNYKEEHVEEYIKDHKEEYKEVVTGDIENFLQTARDFAEYGLYEYAARVLSLCKQDSPLKHYYRAYYLDKLAGHDEAHKELLLAQEASFKYCFPNKLEDILVLERCIELYPQGSKAYYYLGCLYYDKLGYNKAVDLWEKSGNLDDSFPTLYRNLSIAYYNKKGDKDKARECMERAFELNKSDARVFLELDQLYQRLGVDAAKRLELFEDNISLIEKRDDLYTEYVTLLNMCRQYEKAYDMIMRHDFQTWEGAEGKITTQYKLSLYMMARGKLRDDKPEEAASLINKALSYPDNLGEGRLEGTKDNNLYYLLGKCYKAMGEIEKAAECFRKATLGESEPAGMMYYYDQPADMILYQGLAYGELDDIGNANTRFYKLLDYGEHHEGDKFVMDYFAVSMPDMSVFDADMDLKNKVHCYYLMGLGNMGLGHIPEAAKWFNKALQLDVNHQLASLYLEMC
- a CDS encoding L,D-transpeptidase, encoding MKTIIKWSSGILIGIVIVAAAVYMALAVYYHDRFVFGTWAQGHYITGLSVSKAAELLNNEYEPCDITVTDLEGQEYIVRASDVNIKADYTKSLQAAFDNQNVISWIYHLVNGKELTMAADITYDKEKLRNIVSSWSMFDLKEEDRTIEIVNIVDEGYQLIDTTGDVPVYDEILKQVEIALRSGSSNLDLGLLDSCYKELELTDEMKSVRKTFEKISKIQDIGIVYKFGDDEIELSGSFMSSAIVTEDMAPDLKSQKPKKNQPGSGNFIVGGKETSFPKEYYIENGFAVDNAGNIIVSESALYEGVQELCGQYSTVGGSRSFYTSRGKTITIDGGTYGNKIDSNNEFEYLISSIIKGIKETHEPTYKQVAASKGSDDIGNTYVEISIEDQHLYYYKDGILMLSCDIVTGNVARGRDTPTGVFYVYGKARNRYLRGRGYVSFVKFWMPVYKGVGMHDASWRDEFGGDIYQNEGSHGCINLPTDKAEELYGYVEIGTPVVIY